A portion of the Carya illinoinensis cultivar Pawnee chromosome 11, C.illinoinensisPawnee_v1, whole genome shotgun sequence genome contains these proteins:
- the LOC122280609 gene encoding transcription factor PIF7 isoform X1, with amino-acid sequence MANNYQVAELTWENGQLAMHGLGGLLSSTSPTKPRWGKADGDTLESIVQQATCNKQDYATPDPPKTSSINGVASSGKKWGPESSGQVKELPVALTRKRTPSDSEQWDGRHVCGSTNVYEDIVDRSACASASDVSAAFCRNSDATMMTWASLESTRSLKTKTTDEDYSSCHGGSGNRDEERETNNKTERSHSTRRNRAAVMHNQSERRRRDRINEKMKALQRLVPNASKTDKASMLDEVIEYLKQLQAQIQMMSTVRNYNMPQMMMPLGMQQHLQMSLLARMGMGVGLGMGMFDLSTVSRNSPQTHGLPPSLIHPAASVAATAPTFVSPPFVVPSLIPTQAVAQAKPNPPGNMNATPVSFPHPYCTFYAQPVNMDLYNKMSAALYRQQVSHTTQAMSNPLQSHQVQGDH; translated from the exons AT GGCTAATAATTATCAAGTTGCAGAGCTAACATGGGAAAATGGCCAACTAGCCATGCATGGGCTTGGTGGGCTCCTCTCCAGTACCTCTCCTACAAAACCCAGGTGGGGTAAAGCCGACGGCGATACACTAGAATCAATAGTCCAGCAAGCCACATGCAACAAACAAGACTATGCTACTCCTGATCCACCCAAGACATCCTCCATTAATGGTGTTGCTTCCTCCGGAAAGAAATGGGGTCCTGAGAGTTCCGGCCAAGTAAAAGAGCTGCCGGTGGCCTTGACGAGGAAAAGGACACCATCCGATTCAGAACAATGGGATGGCAGACATGTTTGTGGCAGTACTAATGTATATGAAGACATTGTGGATCGAAGTGCATGTGCTAGTGCTAGTGATGTCAGTGCCGCCTTTTGCAGGAACTCTGATGCAACTATGATGACATGGGCTTCCCTTGAATCGACTCGGAGCTTGAAGACCAAAACTACTGATGAAGACTATTCGTCTTGTCACGGTGGCTCG GGAAACCGAGATGAAGAGCGTGAGACGAATAACAAAACAGAACGCTCCCACTCAACAAGGAGAAATAGAGCTGCTGTCATGCATAATCAGTCTGAAAGG AGACGAAGAGATAGGATTAATGAGAAAATGAAAGCCCTACAGAGGTTAGTGCCAAATGCCAGTAAG ACTGATAAGGCTTCAATGCTTGATGAGGTGATTGAGTACTTGAAACAACTTCAAGCACAAATTCAAATGATGAGTACTGTAAGAAATTATAATATGCCTCAAATGATGATGCCTTTGGGCATGCAGCAACACCTGCAAATGTCTCTCCTAGCACGTATGGGCATGGGCGTTGGGCTAGGGATGGGTATGTTTGACCTGAGTACTGTGTCACGAAATTCACCTCAAACTCATGGTCTTCCACCTTCGCTCATCCATCCAGCTGCTTCAGTTGCTGCCACAGCTCCAACATTTGTTTCCCCTCCATTTGTGGTGCCATCTTTGATTCCAACACAAGCTGTAGCTCAGGCAAAGCCCAACCCACCTGGCAACATGAATGCTACTCCTGTATCTTTCCCACATCCATATTGCACATTTTATGCACAA CCAGTGAATATGGACCTTTACAACAAGATGTCTGCAGCCCTCTACCGCCAACAAGTCAGTCATACGACACAGGCAATGAGCAACCCATTACAATCACACCAAGTTCAAGGCGATCATTGA
- the LOC122280721 gene encoding uncharacterized protein LOC122280721 — protein MEVLVKQKRVRFARPELEKQEEIHGTRERSFDEDNRARGWFKTHFLGHVNEDYDSRDIEFAAAVGAAALAIDSLEEAELATQMKMREDLEPSRTMLTIGQPNSGRAIRSFSNMQNAEKLLTNNSMEQKEALERAFPTRLPSHTSSLRPTSSADGYSLRPTSSADGYRAQSDSSSRQDFVGTKAYAWERDKMEKIRERYEEKNSRILAWEDEKKMQAKLKMEKRRGELEQKRASNLHHYQSEIERINQMAGGARGEAEEKRRNEENGVREKAEKIRLTGRFPIRCLCFNCH, from the exons ATGGAAGTTTTGGTTAAGCAAAAGAG AGTGAGATTTGCAAGGCCAGAACTAGAAAAGCAGGAAGAGATCCATGGCACTAGAGAAAGATCCTTCGATGAAG ACAACAGGGCGCGGGGCTGGTTCAAGACCCATTTTTTAGGCCATGTGAATGAGGACTATGATTCAAGAGACATTGAGTTTGCAGCTGCTGTTGGAGCAGCTGCATTAGCAATTGATTCACTTGAAGAAGCTGAATTGGCAACTCAGATGAAGATGAGAGAGGACCTTGAACCCTCAAGAACTATGCTCACAATTGGCCAGCCAAATTCTGGTAGAGCAATTAGGAGTTTCTCAAACATGCAGAATGCAG AGAAACTTTTGACAAATAACTCAATGGAGCAGAAGGAGGCACTGGAGAGGGCTTTCCCAACTAGGCTTCCAAGTCATACATCCTCCTTGAGACCTACATCCTCAGCTGATGGATACTCCTTGAGACCTACATCCTCAGCTGATGGATACCGGGCCCAGTCGGATAGCTCATCACGACAGGATTTTGTGGGAACCAAAGCATATGCTTGGGAGAGAGATAAGATGGAAAAGATTAGGGAGCG GTATGAGGAAAAGAATTCCAGAATACTTGCTTGGGAGGATGAGAAGAAGATGCAGgccaaacttaagatggaaaaGAGAAGG GGCGAATTGGAGCAGAAAAGGGCTTCAAACCTACATCACTATCAAAGCGAGATAGAAAGGATAAATCAGATGGCAGGAGGAGCAAGAGGAGAGGCGGAAGAGAAAAGGAGAAATGAAGAGAATGGGGTGAGAGAAAAGGCAGAGAAGATAAGGTTAACAGGCAGGTTTCCTATCAGATGTCTCTGCTTCAATTGTCACTAG
- the LOC122280609 gene encoding transcription factor PIF7 isoform X2: MANNYQVAELTWENGQLAMHGLGGLLSSTSPTKPRWGKADGDTLESIVQQATCNKQDYATPDPPKTSSINGVASSGKKWGPESSGQVKELPVALTRKRTPSDSEQWDGRHVCGSTNVYEDIVDRSACASASDVSAAFCRNSDATMMTWASLESTRSLKTKTTDEDYSSCHGGSGNRDEERETNNKTERSHSTRRNRAAVMHNQSERRRRDRINEKMKALQRLVPNASKTDKASMLDEVIEYLKQLQAQIQMMSTVRNYNMPQMMMPLGMQQHLQMSLLARMGMGVGLGMGMFDLSTVSRNSPQTHGLPPSLIHPAASVAATAPTFVSPPFVVPSLIPTQAVAQPVNMDLYNKMSAALYRQQVSHTTQAMSNPLQSHQVQGDH; encoded by the exons AT GGCTAATAATTATCAAGTTGCAGAGCTAACATGGGAAAATGGCCAACTAGCCATGCATGGGCTTGGTGGGCTCCTCTCCAGTACCTCTCCTACAAAACCCAGGTGGGGTAAAGCCGACGGCGATACACTAGAATCAATAGTCCAGCAAGCCACATGCAACAAACAAGACTATGCTACTCCTGATCCACCCAAGACATCCTCCATTAATGGTGTTGCTTCCTCCGGAAAGAAATGGGGTCCTGAGAGTTCCGGCCAAGTAAAAGAGCTGCCGGTGGCCTTGACGAGGAAAAGGACACCATCCGATTCAGAACAATGGGATGGCAGACATGTTTGTGGCAGTACTAATGTATATGAAGACATTGTGGATCGAAGTGCATGTGCTAGTGCTAGTGATGTCAGTGCCGCCTTTTGCAGGAACTCTGATGCAACTATGATGACATGGGCTTCCCTTGAATCGACTCGGAGCTTGAAGACCAAAACTACTGATGAAGACTATTCGTCTTGTCACGGTGGCTCG GGAAACCGAGATGAAGAGCGTGAGACGAATAACAAAACAGAACGCTCCCACTCAACAAGGAGAAATAGAGCTGCTGTCATGCATAATCAGTCTGAAAGG AGACGAAGAGATAGGATTAATGAGAAAATGAAAGCCCTACAGAGGTTAGTGCCAAATGCCAGTAAG ACTGATAAGGCTTCAATGCTTGATGAGGTGATTGAGTACTTGAAACAACTTCAAGCACAAATTCAAATGATGAGTACTGTAAGAAATTATAATATGCCTCAAATGATGATGCCTTTGGGCATGCAGCAACACCTGCAAATGTCTCTCCTAGCACGTATGGGCATGGGCGTTGGGCTAGGGATGGGTATGTTTGACCTGAGTACTGTGTCACGAAATTCACCTCAAACTCATGGTCTTCCACCTTCGCTCATCCATCCAGCTGCTTCAGTTGCTGCCACAGCTCCAACATTTGTTTCCCCTCCATTTGTGGTGCCATCTTTGATTCCAACACAAGCTGTAGCTCAG CCAGTGAATATGGACCTTTACAACAAGATGTCTGCAGCCCTCTACCGCCAACAAGTCAGTCATACGACACAGGCAATGAGCAACCCATTACAATCACACCAAGTTCAAGGCGATCATTGA